ttagcctcccaaggctttatatatatatatctttttttttttcacagggaaatccaccattcacatgcacatatgcaattaacatcacaattcaatcatttcacttatatcatatttcagcaataacaattgttccactcaacaccaatcatttccatctcactcattcaaacataaacaatattaagcaaacgcaaccatttgcggaacatttgattaaatatatgaacatagcaaatattaactatttacttactcaaaatatacttattcctttagcatataagaacctcctttctccacaacttcctttccaggcctttgagtacctgtcaacacattcatcaattcacatttcatgcatattacaaatattcatgtaaatgcgagttctaatgcattacaagatcatcccctctctaattcataggtctaactcttcctttaagactctcaattactgttttaatatcctataaacatttcccatctagttaaataccaatttaactcaaattaacatcaataaattgcataaaactaatctccaacatttctgttttctagacagaatttagtaccaaggtatatttattgctgggcaaaattggcttaatacaaaaatctcatattaaatagaaatatccatttatgcgtctagtttcatctccaagaagaattactcaattccgacttctataggtttaattatttttaaattactgagcaagggtcatacagctagttgtacccgagcagtaatctgtttgctcaatttaagcaaccaaaacggcaaaaatagcgaaatcacaaaactacaaagttatagaggactctttaaaatttccatagacaccaattaagcttaatttggacttatataacccatgttatgcctaaaatacagaacatcaaggttgctggaattttgacagttttctatcttaacatacttaaacttaaatcaagcttaatctttatgcaatcattcaatactttactaattcatgataatcagacctttaattaatcaatgagagcatcaaatgaagttttttcaatttgtaatcaagaaccctaatgacaaattaataacactcaagtaacaacttaccaatttcagcttttgggttgctaatatgcttaaatcctttagctttagcttggctctttcaatagttggcaaaatcctatcttaatcttaagtttttctaggtattccactcctctctcttattccaaattttgtatttttggccatgtacgaattttagagaaatgaagaggtaaaatgagcttgctcatggttccaatttccaatattcctctcttaatgccaccacctactaaactatttttatcaccctaaatcaattcttactaaccatatataggtactaacttttaattgtatcttttaagtccaatctatttatccaaccttcaactattggttcaattaagtcttaaggcttaatacacataacccaagtacttaatcaacttatctaaattaataatctaatatcatgcttcttattctctacttataattaatatatatctgttctcataaaataaaaatatcattgatataccatcatatgcccaatgattaaatgtaaatgcacataacatggatgatgagaaaatgcaggcgttacacatattctgttatattttttctgtcaattaaaatgatatcaatactttgTTTGCAGTGTTCTTGCAGCAGAGTTTTAGGGTGCTATTTTTGGTCTTGGAACTGCGGTTTTCATAGTATTATTGCTGATTTTGGTAACTGTTAGTGGTAAGGTGATGGCTCATGGTTTCCTTTATGCTTTATTTCGTGAGATTAAGCTGCTTCTGGCTCATGAATGGAAAGTGCAGGTCATTCACGTCCACAGAGTGGTGATTTCTTGGCCAGCTTGGGTAGCCATATTCCGATTGTTTTTCACCCgctttctcattttcattgTAAGAAAATAGgatatattcttattattaaattctaattttagctaataatcaattttcagtctatatatatttaaaacacTAATCTTTACGAgtaataaaatactatttcaaattttaacatAACTGCATTTTTAAAACTCGATCTCAAAAACCAATTGAgctaatatattttcaatattacaTCCTCAAAATGTGGGCATTAATGCTACAACGAtccatttaaattatataaaagaagcCATTCCGACATGAAAGTTCAAACTTGTCCCacattaattaatcttttattaaagcATGTACAGTTTTTGTTAGCCTATCtgtgtaaataatttcataactACAATGTAATAATTTGTTGGTCTCCAGCTAATCAAGCAGTGGTCCTACGTGCTCTGCAGTCTGCAAGAACCCAATACAATTGGCCATCATCATTATCAAATCATAAATCATAAACAATAATCGTAACCTTCTATTCCCcagcaaataataaaaatgcaatctccttattttaatttgatggGTTCTTATTAGTGTTTAGTATATTGTGttatatattctattattcTCAAGTTGTGCTTTGGTATTCTTATaactactttttcttttctatttagaaaaatcttcaaCATTAGATTAAGTGATAAGCACCCAATATGACTCATCATTTCATATACTTCTAAAtcttaagttattttttaaatttatatattgaaaagaGCTTCATTTCATCGAATACCAATTGTTGTAAACATGTAAATTTGTTCATAAACTAAttcatatatgattttaacttcaGCCCATTGATTGAATGATAGGCTAAAATTTGTAATAGACTTTGACTTGTGTAAGAACAAATGCAGGGATGAATTATTAAACCTATCTAACCATAAGGCTCAGATTGATCAATTCTGTAATAACAACAGCAAACAACTAGAAAACAATTAGATATTGCTAGCACTAGAGATCATTTGTTAAAATACACAAGGATTTCATGCCTACCATATGAAATAAGCAGGGAAAAACAGTTCTTGTAGACAATCGTCTCCATGGTATTCTTTGAAACTACGAAAATTAGCAAGCAAACTACTTGTGTTAATGACTTGcactcttttgtttttctccaTTTAACGAAACTGCTTCTCGACTGGGCGATAGAATTAGGGCAACAAaatcctcttttttttttctttctaatatgataattaagaCTGTAGATGTGCaacataaataatcaattatcaGACTGTTacattaatatctttttattgcaaaaaaaaaaaaaattaaacctaaaattttacaccagttaatatatatatatatatatatatatatatatatatatatatatatatatatttattatcttattaaatcTGTaggtatattatattaaataatattctttttgagaaaataagttagtaatattagaattataacactaattaaaatgaagagcaggaaagaaatattataatgaGCCAAGTGGAGGTGGGTATATATGAAATTTGCAATAATAATGTGGCCTATAAAGTTGGAGTGTTTGACAAAATAGAGCAAAGATTTTCCAACACCACTCTTGTGTCATAAGGTATCTCTCAgacaagaaaaaggaagaaaggcTTTGAGTTTGCTCGAGTGATGGTCATGACTGATAGGCAAACAACCAGACACATTACCATCTTCCAATCACCTTCAGTTTATTACAAGCAACAGAAGCCATTAATTCTTTGAGATAATCTTTTGTTATATAGTGTtcgttttaaaatttatataataaaaattaattaaattttatatataattaaatttataaaattaattatagttaaattaaatcataacaagataaatataatttttaaataaattttatattaataaattaaattattttataatattaaaatatctcaaaaaaataaaccaaatctctctataaacaaaaaaaaaaaaaaaaaaactgtaatAGGAGTGGCTCTGCATAAGAACATTGCATAAAGATCCAAAAACAGAGAAAACCCTTTTAGATGGTGGAATTGAAATCCTTGGGTGTATGAAATCCCAAATTGCCAGGTTGCCACATGAAAATGAGCTTTTGACtataacaaaaacaaaccAGACTATCACATCAATCCTTCATCTCCCTCCTCCACTTGCTATTAACCTATTGCTTACTTCCCACTTCACATGATACCCCAACAAAACACACATAACAAAACGTGCAGACTCCTCTCTCTCCTTctccttttaaaatttatataactcaAATCATttgtgataaaaataatacctaattaattaataaaatgataaggGAAAAGACCCATTTAAATCGCAGTTTTGTAGGTCTAATATgacaatatttatatatctcaCTCAATTTAATCACAATTTCAAATCTAAGTCTCTTTCTATTATTTGTAATAAGAACTAATAACTTAATGTAACATATTAGTTCAAATCAGCAGACATGTAAAGTTGAACTGATACTGAAATCGTCGCTAGAAGAATACTAGTacaatttattcaaattttaggGGCAAAATAGTAATTTCGTAAGCCCATGAAAATTTGGATAGGGAAGAAAAAGgacaaaaaagagaaacaagaaacttaaattaaaaaagaaatggtaTCTGCAGCGTGGACTTTTTGCTTGAATTTCAGATCCACAGACCAAAACTCAAAAGACACAGAAACTTATAAAAGTTTTCAGACATAACAGAAACCCGCAGAACCGAGCCCAAAAAAAGTAAcctttgtttcttcttcagtTGAAAAGAGCagagggggggggggggggacAAAACATATTATCTTTAATGTCCGAAAACGAAACCCACCACTCTCCTCCTCCAGCGCCGTCGCCGGCATCCACCACCTCCGCGTCTTCAGCACCAGCAAAATCCTCCACGTCCTCACGCCCAACCACAATTACTCTCCCGCCACGCTCCTTCAACGAAACATTCTTCTCCACTCCTACTCCAAATATGGGTTTGGGCTTGGGCTTTAGTCCTGGGCCCATGACTCTTGTCTCCAGCTTCTTCTCTGATTCCGATGACTTCAAATCCTTCTCTCAGCTTCTCGCCGGCGCTATGGCTTCGCCGGCAGCTGTCAAAGCTCCTCCCTTTCCTCCTCCTGCTCAAGAAGATAAAATCTCCGCCATAGGGGTCACTAGGACGCCGGCGAATTTGTCGATCGTTCCGCCGCCGCCGACGTTCTCTCCGGTGGCTCTTCTTGATTCACCTGGGTTTGGGTTCTTTTCTCCTCAGGTAGTTGATAAATTGAAAAGGGTTGCCTGGTGTTGTTAAtagtttttgttttgtttagtTCATTAAATTTCTgaaagttcttttttttatatttttccaaAAAGTTTTTAagcaatttaaataaaacctactttttcttttctttaatgcAATTAAGGTAGATGGAGGATGATTTTGATGAACAAATGATTGAACTTAATGCCCATAAGTCCAGCTGCTTAAGAGTGGAGTAATAAGAGAGAAATTTTACAGTAATTTTGAGTATATTAATGGAAGagtattttagtcattttaagttatttttcaCTGTAATTGAGTCTATTTAGAATGGAGGCAGTAAGACTTTGACCAGGTATACGTCTGTTTCATGCTTTTAGTTTTAGAGAATAAATCACGAACCAGTTCCATTTGTTAAGTTTTGGCAAGCATTAAATGCCTAAATGGTCCAGCCATGTTGCTCCAATGccttgatttttgttttttgtttttttaccAAAATGTCCAATGAAGGGCTGTGCTTGGAACTTGACATTTCCATTTTGTTACATGCTTATGTTTTTGAGATTAAGCCATTGGGCTAGCAGCTATTTTCCTCATTGATATAATATTAGGAAGTTGAACCCCTTGCATTACCCTTCCCTTTGATATAGAGAAAATGTTGGGACATTGTTCTGCCTAGATGTATATCAATAACGAGAAATGAACAGCTTGATTTATTCTTCCTTTATATCTCTTGTTTGTCATCACATAACATATGAaccctttttgtttttctagaATCGTGTGGCTGCATTTGTCTTTCTGAATGTTCCCACATGGTCTTCTCTGTGCTATGCTTATCAACCTTATAAGAGCACTCTGTTCTCACTGATAATTGGCACCATTTTGTTTCATAAAGGCAAATGTTTGGTCTCCTTTATAGTGATTACTGAAAGGCGTGTAGGAGAACAGTGCAAGTATGTGAAGAGTAGCTATATTAGCAGCTCATAAATGCACCATCTTTGTGCTTATTGTTTGAACCAAATACATTTTAAGCTTATAGATATATaacagatttggagctgttatTAATGTTCTCGTGATATGTCACTAATGTGTCTTTATTCacaatcattttcttttaaacttattttaatCATCTGTGAGGTCTGTAGGGGCCTTTTGGAATGACACACCAGCAAGCCCTAGCCCAGGTTACTGCTCAGGCTGCAGAAGCCAATTCCCATATACATATTCAAGCACAATATTCATCAGCACCAGCAACATCTTCGACCCAATTTTCATCCATCAGCACTAATTCAACCATTCACCAGCAGATGCCTTCATCAATACCAGACACTAATGCATCTGAGAAGGAATTGTCAGACTTCTCGTTTCCTGATCAGAGAGCACAAGCTTCTTCAGTCACTGTTGATAAACCTGCTGATGATGGCTACAATTGGCGAAAATATGGGCAGAAGCAGGTGAAGGGCAGTGAATTTCCTCGAAGTTATTACAAATGTACACATCCTAGTTGTCCTGTCAAGAAAAAGGTTGAGCGATCTCTTGATGGTCAAGTAACCGAAATTATCTATAAAGGACAGCACAACCATCATCCTCCTCTACCCAATAAGCGTGGGAAGGATGCTGGAAATATGAATGGAAATCAGAATAATCAAACTGATTCAGGACTAGCTTCCCAATTTCAAATTGGAAATGTGAACAAATTGAAAGATAGGAAGGATCAAGAATCAAGGCAGGCTATGCCTGAACATTTATCTGGGACAAGCGACAGCGAGGAAGTCGGTGATACTGAAACTGGTATAGatgaaaatgatgaagatGAACCCGAGGCTAAGAGAAGGTACTTTTGCAACTAAGTTCTTATTTGATCATACTTAAATGATTTGTATTGCAAATATATTACATGTCTAACAAAATCTGTGTTTTGCAGAAATACAGAAGTCAGGGTAACAGAGCCAGTTTCTTCACATAGGACTGTTACAGAGCCTAGAATCATTGTACAGACGACCAGTGAGGTTGATCTTTTGGATGATGGCTATAGATGGCGCAAATATGGACAGAAGATTGTCAAAGGCAATCCTTATCCAAGGTGGTTACTATCAGCCTATCTGATTATGACTTGGAGCAGtcattataataaaacaaacatTGTTCTTAGGTTCTGATAACATtcattatcaatttaaaattccTTCTTGTAGTCTATCTAGCTCAAATTGATAGGAGTTTTTCAGTTCTTAGATATTTATGCATTTTGCTTTGCAGAGGCCAAGGGCCTCTTACTCTCTCTGCCATGGGGGATGCGGgtggagttacaaaattaaagaagatGAATATATTATGCCATCAGCAACAATTATTCCTTTTAGGCATAGAATTATTGTCTGGAACTGTTTGTTAAATAAGGTACACAGAAATGTTAacccatatatatatttgtagtGTGACCATTGTGGTCATTATAATCTCAAATGCAAAATGGTTTGAAATCCTGTCCTCTAATTGTAGTGCCAAAATAGCCTGCATTAAGCAAACACATTTGATAGAAAGTTGGTCTTAAGAACTTCAGTGGGAGAAAACATTGTGGTTAAAGTTGGGACATATCCTTCCTCTTGCTCTTGGTGCCCTTTGTTTGCAAGATTTTTAAGTTCATATTTTTGCTCTCTCAGTCTTTCTTTCCTCTGCTTTTAGAAAACGTCGATGCTTTTGCtgatatttgattatttattgtgttttgtTAGTCAATAGTGAAAATTAAACTATTCTTTTGTTGaacttttaatatcttttctacatgtctaattatttattatttcctttGGTGGAGGCTTTCTCATCATTGCCATTTCTCATCAATTCATGTATTCATAGAGAAAAGGTCAATGGTGACATCTCTAACACTTTGCTAGTATTATCTCGAATGCTTGGGTTCTCATTGCTTATTCTATTGATAGAATGTATACATGTTGCAATACCTAGTTTTATCAAAACAAATCTAGGACCCATGCATATCGATTTTCCATTCTGTTCAGTCTCCCAAACATGCATGCTTGCTCTATGGATTTTGATGTTGACGTTTAATTTGAGGTTTCCTTCAATGATCTACAGGAGCTACTATAAATGCACAACTGTAGGCTGCAAAGTCCGTAAACATGTTGAGAGAGCTGCAACAGATCCAAGAGCAGTTGTAACAACATATGAAGGAAAACATAATCATGATGTACCAGCGGCAAAAGGGAGCAGCCATAATATAGCCCATAGTAATTCATCTGAgctaaaacaacaaaatgtgGAGAAGAATGCTGTAAATAACAGAAGAAGGGACTCGAGCACCAATAATCGGCCACCTATAGCGCAGTTGCGATTAAAGGAAGAGCAGATAACTTAGTTTCTTCAAGTTATCACAAAAAGTAGGATGCCGCAGACATTTACTATGAATCAGGAAAAGCTGTAAGATATCTTCGCTGAAATCTGTTTTTCATGCTCTTTGAGGCCATTGTTTTCGTCAAGGCCCATGTCACAAACTGCCATAttcaaaaggaagaaaaaatcATAACCACAAGATATAAGGAAGTCAATCTGAGGCAAACTTTCTCAGATTGATCTACAGGGCATGCGATATTGTTGTATTTACACAgtttagtaaatatatttcatttggAAATCTGTTCTTGTGCATTCTTTTGTACATTATCTGGAAGAAATGTTGCAAATAGCTGTTATACAGTTGTTACATTTGGATTTTATGTTTGAAAGTGCAGATATTTTTCTACTAATGTTCTGCCGgcatttgttttgtttttcacTGGTTTCGTTTGAAGGTTCCACTTGCACATGGTTCAGCCCTGAAATTTGCTAGTTCTTACCGGGTTCACTAGCAGTTTTAAGTTGCAGAAACGTCAATGGTGTCCGATCTGGTTTACCAAAGTGAACAAAGGCTTGACATTGAAATAAAGCGGGGTAGAAAATGATTGGAAACAACATTGCCTTCGTAATGTGCAAGCATATTTGGAGCTTTGCTAACTTGCCGTGGCGTCTAAGGAATTCAAGTGCAAGAAATCTTGTGGTCAAGTCCTTTTTGATAGGAAAATTGTTCTATTATGCAATCCAAAATGATCTCTTAGGCACTTGATCTTCAAACCTGATAAACCTTACTCCACTATCATGTCATCCATACCATTAGTAAGCACTGGAACAAGGTAAATCAAGCATAAATTACAATGATACAGTTGTACAAggtaaagattagaaagaattcactctcatattcaaaaggaaataaaatgaatttcttttttttttttctttttcttcttttcaatcaTCAGTAGAGATAATGATGGTCTGGTTTCTACAAAATACATTTCGCAAATGATTCGTATGCCAGAATTATTCGGTGTAGAGGCCTTGTCGTTCAGTGCCTAATTAAATCATTCATCCCTAGTTACAATGGTGGGTATTTGGCCATGATTTACAAAATCAATCTTATTCAAGCACACGCAGCACAACACTTGTTCCGGCAGCTCCTCTGGTTTTTGTGCCTGTCAACAATGTCATATGGAAAAACACGTCATTTAAGGGGCAGTTTATAGCAGCTGAAACTTAGAATCAGTTTCCATGGTAGTTGGCAAGACACTATTGACAGAGACAAACATTGTTCTAAAccatttgcttttcttttctatcttTATGTTATATTAGTGGCAAGATCAGTACCTGAATGGTTAAGCCCACATTAGCTATCCCATGTTTCATGCGTTCTCGGAATGCTTCAAGTCCTTTCCGAGATATGTAGCTGAAACGATGTATATCTAAGTCAATCTCAAAGTAGTTTGGTCCCTGCAGAATAtgaagaggcaaattaggcaACGTCTGTCatgatttttctaaataatcaCATGAAACAAAGAGTTGTAGATGatctttatcaaaattaagccataataaacaaatatgatacttgaagtaaaagaaaaactattctTTACCCTAAAGAACTCGTGTTGAGGGCGCGAAAGCACTGGCTTATCATTATAAGCCTGAATAAGCTTCCTTTCTGCAGAACCCAATTGCAAGTCCTCTGGATTAACCAGCCCTGCCAGAATCTTTAGCCTTTCTCTGAAAGGAACTGTGCACTCCTTTGCAAAGCCTTTAACCTTTTCCATGTCGTCCTCAACCAGTCTCTGTGGCAGAAATCAAAATGAACATTCAGTTAAAATATCATGAAAGAttgggaaaaaagaaattatttcata
The Ricinus communis isolate WT05 ecotype wild-type chromosome 1, ASM1957865v1, whole genome shotgun sequence DNA segment above includes these coding regions:
- the LOC8289161 gene encoding probable WRKY transcription factor 3: MSENETHHSPPPAPSPASTTSASSAPAKSSTSSRPTTITLPPRSFNETFFSTPTPNMGLGLGFSPGPMTLVSSFFSDSDDFKSFSQLLAGAMASPAAVKAPPFPPPAQEDKISAIGVTRTPANLSIVPPPPTFSPVALLDSPGFGFFSPQGPFGMTHQQALAQVTAQAAEANSHIHIQAQYSSAPATSSTQFSSISTNSTIHQQMPSSIPDTNASEKELSDFSFPDQRAQASSVTVDKPADDGYNWRKYGQKQVKGSEFPRSYYKCTHPSCPVKKKVERSLDGQVTEIIYKGQHNHHPPLPNKRGKDAGNMNGNQNNQTDSGLASQFQIGNVNKLKDRKDQESRQAMPEHLSGTSDSEEVGDTETGIDENDEDEPEAKRRNTEVRVTEPVSSHRTVTEPRIIVQTTSEVDLLDDGYRWRKYGQKIVKGNPYPRSYYKCTTVGCKVRKHVERAATDPRAVVTTYEGKHNHDVPAAKGSSHNIAHSNSSELKQQNVEKNAVNNRRRDSSTNNRPPIAQLRLKEEQIT